From the genome of Bos taurus isolate L1 Dominette 01449 registration number 42190680 breed Hereford chromosome 2, ARS-UCD2.0, whole genome shotgun sequence, one region includes:
- the EIF4E2 gene encoding eukaryotic translation initiation factor 4E type 2 isoform X1, with product MSSLLKIQRLKDDDSGDHDQNEENSTQKDGEKEKTERDKSQSSSKRKAVVPGPAEHPLQYNYTFWYSRRTPGRPTSSQSYEQNIKQIGTFASVEQFWRFYSHMVRPGDLTGHSDFHLFKEGIKPMWEDDANKNGGKWIIRLRKGLASRCWENLILAMLGEQFMVGEEICGAVVSVRFQEDIISIWNKTASDQATTARIRDTLRRVLNLPPNTIMEYKTHTDSIKMPGRLGSQRLLFQNLWKPRLNVP from the exons ATGTCATCGTTGCTGAAGATACAAAG ATTGAAAGATGATGACAGTGGGGACCATGATCAGAATGAAGAAAACAGCACACAGAAAGATGGTGAGAAGGAAAAAACGGAACGAGACAAGAGTCAGAGCAGCAGTAAGAGGAAG GCTGTCGTCCCTGGGCCGGCCGAGCACCCACTGCAGTATAACTACACTTTTTGGTACTCCAGGAGAACCCCCGGCCGTCCCACCAGCTCACAGAGCTATGAACAGAATATCAAACAGATTGGCACCTTTGCCTCT GTGGAGCAGTTCTGGAGGTTTTACAGCCACATGGTGCGTCCCGGGGACTTGACAGGCCACAGCGACTTCCATCTCTTCAAAGAAGGAATTAAACCCATGTGGGAG gatgATGCAAATAAAAATGGCGGAAAGTGGATAATTCGACTGCGGAAGGGCTTGGCATCCCGCTGCTGGGAGAATCTCATCTTGGCTATGCTGGGGGAACAGTTCATGGTTGGGGAGGAGATCTGCGGGGCTGTGGTCTCTGTCCGCTTTCAG GAGGACATTATTTCCATATGGAATAAGACTGCCAGCGATCAAGCCACCACGGCCCGCATACGGGATACGCTTCGGCGAGTGCTTAACCTACCTCCCAACACCATTATGGAATACAAAACCCACACCGACAGCATCAA
- the EIF4E2 gene encoding eukaryotic translation initiation factor 4E type 2 isoform X4, which translates to MNNKFDALKDDDSGDHDQNEENSTQKDGEKEKTERDKSQSSSKRKAVVPGPAEHPLQYNYTFWYSRRTPGRPTSSQSYEQNIKQIGTFASVEQFWRFYSHMVRPGDLTGHSDFHLFKEGIKPMWEDDANKNGGKWIIRLRKGLASRCWENLILAMLGEQFMVGEEICGAVVSVRFQEDIISIWNKTASDQATTARIRDTLRRVLNLPPNTIMEYKTHTDSIKDNSSFRNTKITL; encoded by the exons ATTGAAAGATGATGACAGTGGGGACCATGATCAGAATGAAGAAAACAGCACACAGAAAGATGGTGAGAAGGAAAAAACGGAACGAGACAAGAGTCAGAGCAGCAGTAAGAGGAAG GCTGTCGTCCCTGGGCCGGCCGAGCACCCACTGCAGTATAACTACACTTTTTGGTACTCCAGGAGAACCCCCGGCCGTCCCACCAGCTCACAGAGCTATGAACAGAATATCAAACAGATTGGCACCTTTGCCTCT GTGGAGCAGTTCTGGAGGTTTTACAGCCACATGGTGCGTCCCGGGGACTTGACAGGCCACAGCGACTTCCATCTCTTCAAAGAAGGAATTAAACCCATGTGGGAG gatgATGCAAATAAAAATGGCGGAAAGTGGATAATTCGACTGCGGAAGGGCTTGGCATCCCGCTGCTGGGAGAATCTCATCTTGGCTATGCTGGGGGAACAGTTCATGGTTGGGGAGGAGATCTGCGGGGCTGTGGTCTCTGTCCGCTTTCAG GAGGACATTATTTCCATATGGAATAAGACTGCCAGCGATCAAGCCACCACGGCCCGCATACGGGATACGCTTCGGCGAGTGCTTAACCTACCTCCCAACACCATTATGGAATACAAAACCCACACCGACAGCATCAA
- the EIF4E2 gene encoding eukaryotic translation initiation factor 4E type 2 isoform X2, producing the protein MSSLLKIQRLKDDDSGDHDQNEENSTQKDGEKEKTERDKSQSSSKRKAVVPGPAEHPLQYNYTFWYSRRTPGRPTSSQSYEQNIKQIGTFASVEQFWRFYSHMVRPGDLTGHSDFHLFKEGIKPMWEDDANKNGGKWIIRLRKGLASRCWENLILAMLGEQFMVGEEICGAVVSVRFQEDIISIWNKTASDQATTARIRDTLRRVLNLPPNTIMEYKTHTDSIKAWEEFHGLVNSSGR; encoded by the exons ATGTCATCGTTGCTGAAGATACAAAG ATTGAAAGATGATGACAGTGGGGACCATGATCAGAATGAAGAAAACAGCACACAGAAAGATGGTGAGAAGGAAAAAACGGAACGAGACAAGAGTCAGAGCAGCAGTAAGAGGAAG GCTGTCGTCCCTGGGCCGGCCGAGCACCCACTGCAGTATAACTACACTTTTTGGTACTCCAGGAGAACCCCCGGCCGTCCCACCAGCTCACAGAGCTATGAACAGAATATCAAACAGATTGGCACCTTTGCCTCT GTGGAGCAGTTCTGGAGGTTTTACAGCCACATGGTGCGTCCCGGGGACTTGACAGGCCACAGCGACTTCCATCTCTTCAAAGAAGGAATTAAACCCATGTGGGAG gatgATGCAAATAAAAATGGCGGAAAGTGGATAATTCGACTGCGGAAGGGCTTGGCATCCCGCTGCTGGGAGAATCTCATCTTGGCTATGCTGGGGGAACAGTTCATGGTTGGGGAGGAGATCTGCGGGGCTGTGGTCTCTGTCCGCTTTCAG GAGGACATTATTTCCATATGGAATAAGACTGCCAGCGATCAAGCCACCACGGCCCGCATACGGGATACGCTTCGGCGAGTGCTTAACCTACCTCCCAACACCATTATGGAATACAAAACCCACACCGACAGCATCAA
- the EIF4E2 gene encoding eukaryotic translation initiation factor 4E type 2 isoform 1 (isoform 1 is encoded by transcript variant 1), whose product MNNKFDALKDDDSGDHDQNEENSTQKDGEKEKTERDKSQSSSKRKAVVPGPAEHPLQYNYTFWYSRRTPGRPTSSQSYEQNIKQIGTFASVEQFWRFYSHMVRPGDLTGHSDFHLFKEGIKPMWEDDANKNGGKWIIRLRKGLASRCWENLILAMLGEQFMVGEEICGAVVSVRFQEDIISIWNKTASDQATTARIRDTLRRVLNLPPNTIMEYKTHTDSIKAWEEFHGLVNSSGR is encoded by the exons ATTGAAAGATGATGACAGTGGGGACCATGATCAGAATGAAGAAAACAGCACACAGAAAGATGGTGAGAAGGAAAAAACGGAACGAGACAAGAGTCAGAGCAGCAGTAAGAGGAAG GCTGTCGTCCCTGGGCCGGCCGAGCACCCACTGCAGTATAACTACACTTTTTGGTACTCCAGGAGAACCCCCGGCCGTCCCACCAGCTCACAGAGCTATGAACAGAATATCAAACAGATTGGCACCTTTGCCTCT GTGGAGCAGTTCTGGAGGTTTTACAGCCACATGGTGCGTCCCGGGGACTTGACAGGCCACAGCGACTTCCATCTCTTCAAAGAAGGAATTAAACCCATGTGGGAG gatgATGCAAATAAAAATGGCGGAAAGTGGATAATTCGACTGCGGAAGGGCTTGGCATCCCGCTGCTGGGAGAATCTCATCTTGGCTATGCTGGGGGAACAGTTCATGGTTGGGGAGGAGATCTGCGGGGCTGTGGTCTCTGTCCGCTTTCAG GAGGACATTATTTCCATATGGAATAAGACTGCCAGCGATCAAGCCACCACGGCCCGCATACGGGATACGCTTCGGCGAGTGCTTAACCTACCTCCCAACACCATTATGGAATACAAAACCCACACCGACAGCATCAA
- the EIF4E2 gene encoding eukaryotic translation initiation factor 4E type 2 isoform X3 has translation MSSLLKIQRLKDDDSGDHDQNEENSTQKDGEKEKTERDKSQSSSKRKAVVPGPAEHPLQYNYTFWYSRRTPGRPTSSQSYEQNIKQIGTFASVEQFWRFYSHMVRPGDLTGHSDFHLFKEGIKPMWEDDANKNGGKWIIRLRKGLASRCWENLILAMLGEQFMVGEEICGAVVSVRFQEDIISIWNKTASDQATTARIRDTLRRVLNLPPNTIMEYKTHTDSIKDNSSFRNTKITL, from the exons ATGTCATCGTTGCTGAAGATACAAAG ATTGAAAGATGATGACAGTGGGGACCATGATCAGAATGAAGAAAACAGCACACAGAAAGATGGTGAGAAGGAAAAAACGGAACGAGACAAGAGTCAGAGCAGCAGTAAGAGGAAG GCTGTCGTCCCTGGGCCGGCCGAGCACCCACTGCAGTATAACTACACTTTTTGGTACTCCAGGAGAACCCCCGGCCGTCCCACCAGCTCACAGAGCTATGAACAGAATATCAAACAGATTGGCACCTTTGCCTCT GTGGAGCAGTTCTGGAGGTTTTACAGCCACATGGTGCGTCCCGGGGACTTGACAGGCCACAGCGACTTCCATCTCTTCAAAGAAGGAATTAAACCCATGTGGGAG gatgATGCAAATAAAAATGGCGGAAAGTGGATAATTCGACTGCGGAAGGGCTTGGCATCCCGCTGCTGGGAGAATCTCATCTTGGCTATGCTGGGGGAACAGTTCATGGTTGGGGAGGAGATCTGCGGGGCTGTGGTCTCTGTCCGCTTTCAG GAGGACATTATTTCCATATGGAATAAGACTGCCAGCGATCAAGCCACCACGGCCCGCATACGGGATACGCTTCGGCGAGTGCTTAACCTACCTCCCAACACCATTATGGAATACAAAACCCACACCGACAGCATCAA